The following nucleotide sequence is from Pseudonocardia sp. C8.
TTCCACGTCGTCTGGCACGTCGACCCGGACCCGTGGACGGCGCTGCAGTTCTCGCTGCCGTCGACGTTCTTCTTCCTCGCCGCGGGGATGGCACTCGCCGTGCTGCGCCTGCACTGGGACGAGCGGCCCGGCACCGTCCCGGGCGGCGTGCTCGGGTCGGCCGACGTGTGGATCGGGGCGGCGGTGCTGCTGGTCGCCGTGCTCGTCGTCGGGCGGCTGCAGGTCCCGGCCACGGGCGCGATGGCCGTGCTGACGGCGATCGGGGTGCTGCTCGTCGGGGCGTGCGTGCTGCCGCTGCGCCCCGGCCCGCTGGTCCGGATCCTGCGGGCGCGCCCGCTCGCCGTGGTCGGCGTCGCCTCCTACAGCCTGCTGCTCTGCCACGAACCGATCCTCGAGGCTCTCGCGACGTCCGGCTGGTCCCCCTCGTGGTCCGGACTGCTCGCCGTCGGGCTCCCGCTGAGCCTGCTGACCGCGTGGCTCGGCTACGTGCTGATCGAGGCGCCGTTCCTGCGGCTGCGGCGCCGGTGGATCGGGACCGGCTCCGCCACCCCGGCCCACCCCGTCCCGAGCCGCACACCGGAGGGAGACAACCCATGAGGACACCCGTACGGACGGTGCTGATCGGCGCGGCCGTCGCCGCGCTGCTCGCCGTGGGTGGCTGCGCCGGCGCGGCGCCCGCGCCCACGGCGTCCCCGCCCGCCGCTGCCGCTCCTGCGGCGCCGGCCGCGACCGGTGTGCAGGAGTTCGTCGGCCCGGTCGGCGACGGCGCGTTCTACGTGGCGTTCGCGCTGAAGCCCGGCGGTGCGGTGGAGGCCTACGTCTGCGACGGGACCGGCCAGGCCGAGAACTTCACCGGCAACGTCGTCGGCGACCGGATCCAGCTCACCTCGGCCGACGGCGACTCGACGCTCACGGCGACCTCCGCACCGGACCGTGTGACCGGCACGCTCGTCCGCGCCGGGGCGACCCGCGAGTTCTCGGTGCCGAAGGTGAACCGTGCCGGTGGGCTCTACGACCTCGACGCCGTCGTCGACGGCGGCACGGTCCGGCTCACCGGGACGTCCCGGGGCGGGAACGTGGTGACGTCCGAGATCCGCGGTGCGACGGCGACCGGAACGATCGCGCTGGTGAGCGGCGGGACCGCGCCGCTCGACCCGATGGCCGGCCGGACGCCGCCCGAACTGAACGACTTCCAGGCATACCGCGTGCTCATCGCCGACGACGGCACCCGGCGTGGCAACCCGAAGCCGGGTGCCCGCAAGACCACCACCGGCGGGTCGTACACCTGCCCCTACCTGATCGACTAGCGGCGCCGGCCGGTCAGCCCGTCCGGTCCTCCCGGCTGCGCTCGTCGCCGTACAGCTCGTCGAACCGCATCCGCGCGTCGACGTGCTGTTCGGCGCGCCGGGCCTCCCTCGTCGCCGCGGCCGCACCCACCGGGTACCCGGCCTTCATCACCCGGGTCTCGGACGCCTCGACCACGTAGACCATGGAGTAGAAGTAGCCGATGACCGCGCCGGACGCGACCGCGCCCAGCCGGACCCACGACGGGCCCGGGACGACCAGGTAGAGCAGCGCGACCAGCGGGACCAGCTGCACCGTCGTGCGGGCGAGGTGGCGCAGCCACCAGGTGCGGCAGGTGACGTCGTGCAGCACCCAGCGCCGGTGGCGCTCAGGCAGCCGGGCGCCGAAGGCGTACGCCAGCCAGCGGAAGGGGTTCGGACGGTCCATGGCGGCCTCCAGTTTAGGTGAGCCTCACCAGCACGACGAGGCGGCACCTGACGTTCCCCGGAGCCGGATTCCCTGATCGGGGGCGCCCTACACCCAGGGTTCCACGAGCGTCCGGTCCTCGCCGGGGTTCCGCGCCTCCGCCGATCACCGGTGAGAAGCACGCATTCGCCCTCGGCGGGGCCGGATCGTGCTGATCGACCCGTGCGCGGCGTTCGAGACGCGCGTTGTCGCCCTGTCCGGGGCATCAACGTGCAGATCGACCCGACCCGCACGCCGGGGCTGCGCGTCGTCGCCCGGTGCGGCCTACCGCCGCGCGGGCGTCCGGGGCAGACTCGGCGATCATGAGCACCGCCGCTCCCGCCTTCACCCAGATCGCCTACGACGTCGCGGACCGGGTCGCGACGATCACCCTCGACCGCCCGGACCGGCTCAACGCGTTCACCCCGACGATGGCCCGGGAGCTGATCGCCGCCTACGACCTGGCCGACACCGACGAGGGCGTCCGCGCCATCATCGTCACCGGGCGCGGGCGTGGGTTCTGCGCCGGCGCCGACCTCGGGCGGGGCGGTGCGACGTTCGACGCGACCGACCCGCAGCGGGCGGCCGACCGGGCCGGGGTCGGGACGATCGGCGGCGCTCCCCGGGACGGCGGCGGCACCGTCACGATGCGGATGGCCGCCCTGCGCACGCCGGTGATCGTCGCCGTGAACGGCCCGGCCGTCGGGATCGGGGCGACCATGACGCTGCCGGCCGACATCCGGCTGGCCGCCGCGTCCGCGAAGTTCGGGTTCGTCTTCGCCCGCCGGGGGATCGTGCCCGAAGCCGCGTCCAGCTGGTTCCTGCCCCGCATCGTGGGGATCTCGCAGGCCATGGAGTGGGCCGCGACCGGGCGCGTGTTCGGCGCCGAGGAGGCGCTGGCCGGGCGGCTCGTGTCGCGGGTCGTGCCGGACGACGAGCTGCTGCCCACCGCCCGCGGGATCGCCGCCGAGATCGCCGAGAACACCTCCGCGGTGTCGGTCGCGCTGACCCGCCAGCTGCTGTGGGGGATGCTCGGCTCCCCGACCCCGTGGGACGCCCACCGCGCGGACTCGGCCGCGATCTTCCACCTCGGGCAGGGCCGGGACGTCGCCGAGGGCGTGACGTCGTTCCTGGAGAAGCGGCCGCCGGAGTTCCCGGACACCGTACGCGACGACTACCCGGCGCACGTCTGGCCGCAGTGGCCCGCGCCGCCGCAGGACCTGGGGGAGTAGGTATCCGGGTGCGTGGCCCGCCCGGTCCCCTCGGTGGACGGCGGGGTGCTGGAGATCGTCCGCCGGGAGCGCGCACTGGTCGACGGCCCGGTGCGGCCCTACCAGGAACTGGTCGACGCGGTGTTCACCGGCCGGGGCCGCTGGGTGGTCGACGTCGTCGGACGCCGGTACGGCCGCGGGGCCGCCCGGGCGTGGGCGGACCGCCGCGGCGTCGACGCCCGGGCCCTACCCCGTGACCTGCGCGCCGAGGACTGGGCGGACCTCCATCGCCGGGTCCGGGCACCACGGGCATGAGGGCGGCCCCGGTCACTCTCCGTTGCGCCGGGGACCACCGGTCTGATCGGCTGTCCGGGTGGAGTGGACGGAGCTGACCCGGCGGCGGTGGCTGGACCACGGCCGCCTGTCGTCGCACGGCTGTCGTTGAGGGCGCACGTCCCGTCACCGACTCCGCAACCGGGCCGTCCGCGGCCCGTCGAACCTCCGGCAGGTCACCCGTGTCCAGCACGTCCCTCGCGGCGCGCCCCGGTGCCACCCCGCACCGGGCCGCCGTCGCCAGCCTCGTCGGCACCACCATCGAGTGGTACGACTTCTACCTCTACGCCACCGCGGCCGCGCTCGTGTTCGGGCCGCTGTTCTTCACCGACGCCGACCCCGCCACCGGGGTACTGGCCTCGTTCGCCACCTACGCCGCAGGCTTCGGCGCCCGGCCGGTCGGCGCCGTCGTCGCCGGGCATCTCGGCGACCGGATCGGCCGGCGCGCGGTCCTGGTCGGATCCCTGATCCTCATGGGGGCCGCCACCACCCTGATCGGCGTCCTGCCCACCTACCCGGCGGCCGGCCTGCTCGCGCCGGTGCTGCTCGTCGTCCTGCGGCTGGCCCAGGGGGTCGCGGTCGGTGCCGAGTGGGCCGGCGCGGTGCTGATGGCCGTCGAGCACGCCGCGGGCGAGCGCCGCCGGGGGCTGTTCGGCAGCTTCCCACAGATCGGCTCGTCGGCCGGGATGCTGCTGGCGTCCGGCGTGTACGCCTCGGTGCTCGCGATCGCCGGGAAGGACGCGTTCCTCGCCGGTGCGTGGCGGATCCCGTTCCTGCTCAGCATCGTGCTGGTGGGCGTGGGCCTGGCGATCCGGCTGACCCTGGCCGACCCGGCCGTGTTCGCCGAGGCCCGGGAGACCGGCACGCTCGCGCGGCGCCCGGTGCTGGAGGTCCTGCGGACCGAGTGGCGCACGGTGCTGCTGACGATCGGCAGCCGGATCGCGCAGAACTCGGTCTACATCCTGGCCACGACGTTCGCCCTCACCTATCTCGCGCAGGGAACCGAGGCCCCCGAGGGGGCCGGGCTGACCGCCGTCATCGTGGCCTCGGCGATCGGGCTGTTCTCGACGCCGCTGTGGGCGGTGCTGTCCGACCGGGTCGGCCGGAAGCCGGTCTACCTGGTCGGCGCGGTCGGGGCGCCGCTGTTCCTCGGCGTGTTCTTCCTGCTGCTCGACACCGGCTCCACCGCGCTGATCGTGGTCGCGATGGTGGTGCTGGTGAACCTGTTCCACGACGCCATGTACGGCCCGCAGGCCGCCTGGTACGGCGAGCTGTTCGCCACCCGGGTCCGCTACAGCGGCGCCTCGCTGGGATACCAGATCGGGTCGGTGATCGGCGGGACGACGCCGCTGGTCGCGACCGCGCTGCTGCTGGCGGGCGGCGGGCGGCCGTGGCTGATCTGGGGGTACTTCGGGCTGCTGTTCGGCGTCACCATCGTCTCGACCGTGCTGTCGCCGGAGACCCACCGGACCGGCCTGGGCCACGACGCGAGGAGCTCCGCATGACCGGCCGCATCCTGCTCAACGCCTTCGACATGGCGTGCGTCGGCCACCAGTCCGCCGGGCTGTGGCGGCACCCGTCCGACGAGGGCCACCGCTACACCGACCTGGACCACTGGACGTCGCTGGCCCGGATGCTGGAGGACGGCGGGTTCGACGCGCTGTTCCTCGCCGACGTCCTCGGCGTCTACGACGTCTACGGCGGCTCCCGGGACGCCGCCGTCCGCGCCGCGGCGCAGGTGCCGCTGGCCGACCCGCTGCTGCTCGTCCCGGCGATGGCCGGGGTGACCTCACGGCTCGGGTTCGGCGTGACCGTCTCGGTCGCCTACGAGCACCCGTACGCCCTGGCGCGGCGGTTCACCACGCTCGACCACCTCACGCGGGGGCGGGTCGCGTGGAACGTCGTCACGTCCTACCTGGACTCGGCCGCGCGGAACCTCGGCCGGTCCGGGCAGATCCCGCACGACGAGCGCTACGAGCTCGCCGAGGAGTTCCTGGAGGTCTGCTACAAGCTGTGGGAGGGGTCCTGGACCGACGACGCGGTGGTCCGCGACCGCGAGCGCGGGGTGTTCGCCGAGCCGTCCCGGGTCCGGGACGTCGGCCACCACGGCCACTGGTTCGACGTGCCGGGGCCGTTCCTGTGCGAGCCCTCGCCGCAGCGCACGCCGGTGATCTTCCAGGCCGGGGCGTCGCCGCGCGGGGCCCGGTTCGCCGGCACGCACGCCGAGGCCGTGTTCGTGTCCGGTCCCTCACCGGCCGTGGTGCGCCGCTCGGTGGACGCCGTCCGCGCCGAGGCCGGGCGGGCCGGCCGTGACCCGCGCTCGGTGAAGGTA
It contains:
- a CDS encoding acyltransferase, encoding MRRTGERPAAAGEPLVEQAGRPRMARVESLRALAVLGVVLAHTMFWSSTPPRAADPVERTLVLGSQVAPFVLFVLSGCLLYGPFARRDLGSGGQICLRRYALNRAVRILPVYYAALVAALLVRGGGTAREWLLYATFGQNLVIAPNDQVNRVMWFMVIEVHFYLALPLLAALVGRLARGSRARAVVVLAVSGAASFGLFHVVWHVDPDPWTALQFSLPSTFFFLAAGMALAVLRLHWDERPGTVPGGVLGSADVWIGAAVLLVAVLVVGRLQVPATGAMAVLTAIGVLLVGACVLPLRPGPLVRILRARPLAVVGVASYSLLLCHEPILEALATSGWSPSWSGLLAVGLPLSLLTAWLGYVLIEAPFLRLRRRWIGTGSATPAHPVPSRTPEGDNP
- a CDS encoding DUF5313 family protein, with amino-acid sequence MDRPNPFRWLAYAFGARLPERHRRWVLHDVTCRTWWLRHLARTTVQLVPLVALLYLVVPGPSWVRLGAVASGAVIGYFYSMVYVVEASETRVMKAGYPVGAAAATREARRAEQHVDARMRFDELYGDERSREDRTG
- a CDS encoding crotonase/enoyl-CoA hydratase family protein; this encodes MSTAAPAFTQIAYDVADRVATITLDRPDRLNAFTPTMARELIAAYDLADTDEGVRAIIVTGRGRGFCAGADLGRGGATFDATDPQRAADRAGVGTIGGAPRDGGGTVTMRMAALRTPVIVAVNGPAVGIGATMTLPADIRLAAASAKFGFVFARRGIVPEAASSWFLPRIVGISQAMEWAATGRVFGAEEALAGRLVSRVVPDDELLPTARGIAAEIAENTSAVSVALTRQLLWGMLGSPTPWDAHRADSAAIFHLGQGRDVAEGVTSFLEKRPPEFPDTVRDDYPAHVWPQWPAPPQDLGE
- a CDS encoding rRNA adenine N-6-methyltransferase family protein, with protein sequence MARPVPSVDGGVLEIVRRERALVDGPVRPYQELVDAVFTGRGRWVVDVVGRRYGRGAARAWADRRGVDARALPRDLRAEDWADLHRRVRAPRA
- a CDS encoding MFS transporter translates to MSSTSLAARPGATPHRAAVASLVGTTIEWYDFYLYATAAALVFGPLFFTDADPATGVLASFATYAAGFGARPVGAVVAGHLGDRIGRRAVLVGSLILMGAATTLIGVLPTYPAAGLLAPVLLVVLRLAQGVAVGAEWAGAVLMAVEHAAGERRRGLFGSFPQIGSSAGMLLASGVYASVLAIAGKDAFLAGAWRIPFLLSIVLVGVGLAIRLTLADPAVFAEARETGTLARRPVLEVLRTEWRTVLLTIGSRIAQNSVYILATTFALTYLAQGTEAPEGAGLTAVIVASAIGLFSTPLWAVLSDRVGRKPVYLVGAVGAPLFLGVFFLLLDTGSTALIVVAMVVLVNLFHDAMYGPQAAWYGELFATRVRYSGASLGYQIGSVIGGTTPLVATALLLAGGGRPWLIWGYFGLLFGVTIVSTVLSPETHRTGLGHDARSSA
- a CDS encoding LLM class flavin-dependent oxidoreductase; this encodes MTGRILLNAFDMACVGHQSAGLWRHPSDEGHRYTDLDHWTSLARMLEDGGFDALFLADVLGVYDVYGGSRDAAVRAAAQVPLADPLLLVPAMAGVTSRLGFGVTVSVAYEHPYALARRFTTLDHLTRGRVAWNVVTSYLDSAARNLGRSGQIPHDERYELAEEFLEVCYKLWEGSWTDDAVVRDRERGVFAEPSRVRDVGHHGHWFDVPGPFLCEPSPQRTPVIFQAGASPRGARFAGTHAEAVFVSGPSPAVVRRSVDAVRAEAGRAGRDPRSVKVFAMLTAIAGESDEAADATLREYLALTDPRAALALFGGWSGVDLSGASPEQKLEYVQTESTRSALASFTGPDRDWTVGELAEFVTVGGRGPVVVGSGATVADELERWADEADLDGFNLAYAVTPGTMAGVVTHVVPELRRRGRVPEPAAAGGPTLRERYGTGDGARLGKDHPAARYRP